A window of Chitinophagales bacterium contains these coding sequences:
- a CDS encoding T9SS type A sorting domain-containing protein, producing MKIYKKGFYLICLICSMGVARGQSVVNSTGATLVTTDYQIEYSIGEISITTISGGNYQVTQGVLQPSVKVADAACDIINNTFQYFPNPTTDYIRLVGRHDWITSYQIYAADGKLVSNTRFFNNYIDLRKLASGMYIIRLLPGCGGEYKTLKIIKKH from the coding sequence ATGAAAATTTATAAAAAAGGATTTTATTTAATTTGTTTGATTTGCTCCATGGGGGTCGCCAGGGGGCAGTCCGTTGTTAATTCGACCGGAGCCACGCTGGTTACGACAGACTATCAAATTGAATACTCCATTGGCGAGATTTCGATCACCACCATTTCCGGCGGTAATTATCAGGTAACCCAGGGGGTATTACAACCTTCGGTAAAAGTGGCGGATGCGGCCTGTGATATCATCAACAATACTTTTCAATATTTTCCCAATCCCACAACAGATTATATACGACTGGTCGGCCGGCATGACTGGATCACCAGTTATCAGATCTATGCAGCGGATGGAAAACTGGTGAGCAATACCCGGTTTTTCAATAACTACATTGACCTGAGAAAACTCGCCTCGGGAATGTATATCATACGATTGCTTCCTGGTTGTGGCGGAGAATACAAGACCTTGAAGATCATCAAAAAGCATTAA
- a CDS encoding glycosyltransferase, whose product MAHSPSISVIMPVYNAGKFLREAIDSILGQTHTDFEFIIVNDCSADESEAIILSYTDPRIVYIKHEVNKGVVAAMNTGIALVKAPLLCIMHADDISLPERLAWQKEWLERHPESALVAGKTLPIDESGAPAKPWDMDEKIVSGKDIRRVMKWENCITHSTVMIRTVIMRQYGYDTSQQLPEYAVEDYPLWLSLLADGYAIEKIDRPVIKYRVHSQNTTHVHYRRINPYYLYFQTKRIYLKARKEKGVYNAYDRSIFWTMVADRIRAILKDIKDRLIP is encoded by the coding sequence ATGGCCCATTCGCCATCCATATCGGTGATCATGCCCGTTTATAACGCGGGTAAATTTCTACGGGAGGCCATTGACAGTATCCTTGGCCAGACACATACCGATTTTGAATTCATTATTGTGAATGATTGCTCGGCTGATGAGAGCGAGGCCATTATTCTTTCCTACACCGACCCGCGAATCGTTTATATAAAACATGAGGTGAATAAAGGCGTGGTTGCCGCCATGAATACAGGAATCGCCTTGGTGAAGGCCCCACTCCTCTGTATCATGCATGCAGACGACATATCCTTACCCGAGCGGTTGGCCTGGCAAAAGGAATGGCTGGAGCGTCATCCCGAATCGGCCCTTGTGGCTGGCAAAACCCTGCCGATCGATGAATCAGGGGCGCCAGCAAAACCCTGGGATATGGATGAAAAGATCGTATCAGGAAAGGATATTCGCCGGGTAATGAAATGGGAGAATTGCATTACCCATTCCACGGTCATGATACGTACGGTAATCATGAGGCAATATGGGTATGATACCAGCCAGCAATTACCCGAATATGCGGTTGAGGATTACCCCCTCTGGTTATCCTTGTTGGCGGATGGTTATGCCATCGAAAAAATTGACCGCCCGGTGATCAAATACCGGGTCCACAGCCAGAATACCACCCATGTCCATTACAGACGTATCAATCCCTATTACCTTTATTTTCAAACAAAACGGATCTATCTCAAGGCCAGGAAGGAAAAAGGGGTTTATAATGCCTATGATCGTTCCATATTCTGGACAATGGTGGCTGATCGCATCAGGGCCATTTTAAAGGACATAAAGGACAGATTAATTCCCTGA
- a CDS encoding glycosyltransferase, translated as MAVTHPSISIVICTYNRDRFIRAALESLIKQELNKAFYEVLVIDNRSTDQTARIVQEVIAQNPDTVIRYFYEENKGLSHARNRGYREAGSGIITYIDDDAEATPEFAASLLQFFEHHPEAVGAGGKVLPKYPDGEEPVWMSHYLYGFVAGQDHGDQLRKYDRQMKYPAGCNMSYRKAALEKAGGFNTDLQFRSDDKAINFRVRQFSQDIWYVPAAVVYHNIDAERLHPDNFRKLYLKTGNEEKIRVRAEKGGWGLFTKGLEFVFKWKVSWLIGLKFLLAGTPAKGRYLIKSQWYTLKGFFMKNVFVR; from the coding sequence ATGGCCGTTACTCATCCCAGCATATCGATCGTGATCTGTACGTATAACCGCGACAGGTTTATCCGTGCGGCCCTGGAGTCCCTGATCAAACAGGAATTGAACAAAGCCTTTTATGAGGTTTTGGTGATCGATAACCGGAGTACCGACCAAACTGCCCGAATCGTGCAGGAAGTAATTGCGCAAAACCCTGATACGGTGATCCGGTATTTTTATGAGGAAAACAAGGGTCTATCCCATGCCCGGAACCGTGGCTACCGGGAAGCCGGTTCGGGGATCATTACCTATATCGATGACGATGCGGAGGCGACTCCGGAATTTGCCGCTTCCCTGCTCCAATTTTTTGAGCATCACCCAGAGGCTGTAGGTGCTGGAGGAAAAGTATTACCCAAATATCCCGATGGAGAAGAACCGGTTTGGATGAGCCATTACCTGTATGGGTTTGTGGCGGGCCAGGACCATGGAGATCAGCTTAGGAAGTATGACCGGCAAATGAAGTATCCGGCAGGATGTAATATGAGCTATCGCAAAGCTGCGTTGGAAAAAGCCGGAGGATTCAATACAGACCTGCAATTCCGGAGCGATGACAAGGCCATTAATTTTCGGGTCCGTCAATTCAGCCAGGATATCTGGTATGTTCCGGCTGCTGTGGTTTATCATAACATTGATGCCGAGCGGTTGCATCCGGACAATTTTCGAAAACTATACCTGAAGACCGGCAACGAGGAAAAGATTAGGGTAAGAGCAGAAAAGGGTGGTTGGGGCCTCTTTACCAAAGGCCTGGAATTTGTTTTTAAATGGAAGGTGTCCTGGCTTATCGGTTTAAAATTTCTGCTGGCAGGCACCCCGGCCAAAGGTCGTTATTTGATCAAATCCCAATGGTACACGTTGAAAGGATTCTTCATGAAAAATGTATTCGTCCGCTAA